Below is a genomic region from Drosophila kikkawai strain 14028-0561.14 chromosome X, DkikHiC1v2, whole genome shotgun sequence.
CCAAGATTCCAAGAAAAGGCcacttaaattttgttataaatattcacATTTATTGATAGTGAAAATCTTTATTTTGGTCAgcaattgcaaaaaaaaaaaagaatgttgaaaaaaatcgcttaaatttaatgcattaaaaaacatttagaTGTACTTGTATAATGGTTATCCacaagttttaaaattttttagttGCTACAATTTTACATTCGCAATGCTATGGCTTCTTAGGTTAAAATACTTTTACGCTCTGCCAATGAAAATATGGGCAGCGCTGTTTATTACACAATTCGTTTTCAAGCAGCGGCTGTGACATTtgccatttgtttttataattatttcttttatttttgttaaggTTGAATGTTTACggtattatttaattcctaaATAAATAGGTTTATACGGTAATGTGAGAATATGTACAATATTTCCCTTAGAATATATTAAGTTTAGACCTAACTCTATATTCTACAATTTAAATACAGAGgtactaaaaaatattgaaaacaaagaacatttatttgttaaaatagAGAGGCAAATAGTTGTTCGTTGTGCAAATACTTTTGACTACCTCTGTATATAACTTTTCAGCTTTGACAAGTGAATCAGATTCACATGGTACCACCCATGCGCACTCGGTTCAGCCTCCAGCATCTTTGGCATCGGCAGGTAGTGGCACCTCCTTCATGGAATCCACCTTGGCCACGATCTTCAGAGCTGGTCCCAGTTTCATGCCCATGGCGTTAACCAGATGGTTCTCcttgagcagcagcagcgcctgGCCGTCAATTTCTTGCTGAAAGAAGTCGTCCACATAGTCCTGACAGCCCGGCAGTTCCCGGATAAAGTTGCTGACCTCTTCCACACTCCAGCTGCTGATGGGCGGGCGATCAGTTCCGTTTGAACTGCAAGTGGTGGGTGCAGGCGCCGCGGCAGGAATCACTGCTGGCAGTGGACCTGGAGCGGGTATAGCTACTGGTAACGACAATcccagcggcagcggcggcagagGAAGTGCCAGTGGCGCAGGCGTCGGAATGGCGGTGGCCAGCACAGGCAGGGACAGCGGCAGAACTTCGGTTGGAGCCGCCAGAAAGGGCAGGGGCTCGGACATGGCCTGCAAAGCCTCTGTCTGCATCTTCTCCTCGGCCATGGCCTCGTCTAGCTTGTCGACCAACGCCATGGCGTCCACCCCAACGATTCCGCCGGTTCCCAGGCCGTTCGTCTCCCCGGTCTCCATTCCGCCGCCTCCAATGCCGTTCTTCGCCTGCCTGGCGCATCCCGGCGAGCAGAAACGCTTCCGCTTGAGCTTCGTCTTGTGCTCCAACTTGCCGCACTGCTCGCAGGCCACCATGTCGGAGGCTGGAGCGGACGCTATTCCACTGGGCTTCATGTCCTCCTGCATGGCCGCCTTTTTCTCTGCAGGATGAAGATGGGAAACACGGAGATTAACACAATTGCAAAGCATAGTGTGTGATGGAGATACTCACTGGGCGGTTCATCGGCGACATCCTTGTCCGCATAGCGCTGTCTGGTGACCGGAAAGGGTTCGTTGGCCTCCTGGATGATGAAGCCATCGATGACGTGGGTCAGCACGTTTGGCTTGATCATCGCCTTGGGCAGATCCTTCGCCCCATTGCTGCAGATCGTCGTGGTGGTTGTACTGTTCGCACTGCTGCAGGTCGTGGTGGTGCTCacagtggtggtggtggtcacAGTGGTGCTACCTGTGGTGCATGCCGTGCTCCTGCCCGTTCCGATCCCATTACTGACCGTCTTCGTCGTGGTGGGCGTTGTGGCTGCGCTAGAGCTGGTGGAGGTGGCCACTTTCGTCTCCTCCTTACCACTGGGTGTGCTGGGTGTGGCGGCGCTGCTGCTCGTGGGCTGGACCACGTTGCTTTGCTTGCTGGTGGGCGTGGTGGCAGCCCGCGTCGGCGTGGACGCCGCCTCAGTGACTTCTCCGTTGGGCAGGGCCTCGCCGGTGGAACTGCTGGCCTCCACGGACGCACTCGCATTGGCTGGAGTCGAGGATTTTGGCGTGGCGCTTCTGTCCTGAGCTGAGACAGATGCGGGCGTCATGGGCGAGCCAATGGGCACCAGGGTGGCCGTCTTCGAAGGCGTCTCCTTGGTGGGCGTGCTGGCACTGCTTAGTGTAACCAATTGACCCGGCGATGGAGTGACTGCGGTGCTGGTCACAGAGACTGTTACCGGTGGAGCGCTTGACAGGTGACCCACCGTGGCATTCATCATGGAGGTCATGGCCAGGATGGGGTTGGTGGTTGGCGAGGGCGTCGTGGCCGTCAGGGAGGGTGGTccctgctgttgttgctgctgctgctgctgctgctgctgagaaGCTACTGCCATGGCGGTGGTGatcaactgctgctgctgctgttggagcTGGGCTTGAGCCTGCGCTTGCTGGAGGCTGGCCACCGTGCTGCTGGTGACCAGAGGAGTCGAGCTCTGATTGGTAATGGTAACCACACTGCTGGTGGGCAGAGACGAGCTGCAGGTGCCGGGCTTGGCTGTTTGGAAGATGGCACCTGAGGCGGACAAAGCCGCCTGCAGGCCACTGGAGGTGGCTATTCCGGCTGGCGTCGTGGTCGAAGACACCGTGAAGGGCACGCTATTCAGTTGCAGTTGCCCGGTgttctgctgttgctgctgggatGTCGCTCCGCCCGACACCACAATCTGCTGGATGATGTTCTGCTGTTGCtcccgctgctgttgctgctgtgcctGAGCCTGGGCCTGGACATGGGCCTGAACCTGTTGCTGTAGTTGCTGCTGAATCAATTGGTtgtgcagttgctgctgctgttgctggtgggAGGTAATGAAGGTGTTTGGAGCAACTTGGAGGATCTGCTGGGTTGCGTTGGCAAgcgcctgttgctgctgcgcctgAGCCTGGGCTTGGGCCacttgctgttgctgttgctgctgttccctctgttgctgctgggcctGCGCCAcagcctgctgttgctgggcggtcacttgctgctgctgttgagtgacttgttgctgctgctgctgctgggcctgagctgccgcctgctgctgcatctgGAGGGCAGCTATCTGCTGCTGGAACATTTGCTGCTGCAGATACTGCTGTTTCTGAAtcaactgcaactgctgctgctgctgctgctgctgtttgtcCACACTCGCCACTCCCGCAGTGGCTGCGTGCAGGGTCTGCCCGTTCTGGAGTGTAATGGGAGTGCCCGTTGTGCTCATCACAACCATTCTGTAATACCCAAGAAGTAATAAGTTAGCTTGACGATATCTGGACAGAGGTGCCTTAGATTACTCACTTGTTGCCCGCCGAGTTGACCACTTGCTGGAGATTCGCCGtcgcctgctgttgctgctgcacggTGGCCATGTGACCCACCACCTTGTTCTGACCCGCCAACTGGCCGTTCTCCGTCTTCAGGGCGGACAAGGCAGGTCGCACCGGCTGCTGCTTGGTGCGCATCTTGCCCTTCAGCAAGCTCTGGTTCTGGGCTGTCTGCGTGGACACCGAGCTGGCCGGACGCACCTGGGTGCCATTGTGGGGCATGATCGGGGCACCAGGTCTCTGCAGCGCCGCTGCCgtaagttgctgctgctgcaactgcgcAGTGGCCACCGccaactgttgctgctgttgctgctgctgtgcctgGTTGGCAGTTcccgcctgctgctgttgctgcttggGAGCGAGTGCGTCCAGTTGGGTGCGAGCCTTGGGGGGCGTCTGGGTGACATTGCACTGGATG
It encodes:
- the LOC121502068 gene encoding polyhomeotic-proximal chromatin protein-like, producing the protein MDRRALKFMQKRVDTESDNNTNTSLSTTASQGTLASGISAGTGGSTLPLKDNSNIREKPLQHAHPHPHHHQQQQHQHQQQQQAGGKQLERPLKCLETLAQKAGITFDEKYDVASPPHPGIAQQQATPASAQATPATVTTNNRHGTAPTARRHTNTPNTTPGPPSAVSTPNSHNTQHTLARQTSLKLDKAQNPGQQVAAATTVPLQISPEQLQQLYANSPYAIQVKQEFPTHTTGAGTELKHATNILDVQQQMQLQQQLSDANGAGGAAGGTGVAGGAPSPANSQQTQQQQHSTAISTMSPMQLAAATGGVGGDWAQGRTVQLMQPSTSFLYPQMIVSGNLLHPGGLGQQPIQVITAGKPFQGNTPQMITTTTQNAKQMIGGQTQFAGGTYASCIPSNHSQSPQTLLISPVNVISHSPQQQQNLLQSMAAAAQQQQQQQQLTQQQQQQQQISQQQQQQQQQLTAALAKVGVDAQGKMAQKVVQKVTTTSSTVQAATAGGAAATAAQAQQVQQVQQQQQQTTQTTQQCVQVSQSTLPVGVGVAQAGQSVQSVQAAQLLNAGQAQQMQIPWFWQNAAGLQSFGSNPIILRGQPDGTSGMFIQQPTTQTLQTQQNQIIQCNVTQTPPKARTQLDALAPKQQQQQAGTANQAQQQQQQQQLAVATAQLQQQQLTAAALQRPGAPIMPHNGTQVRPASSVSTQTAQNQSLLKGKMRTKQQPVRPALSALKTENGQLAGQNKVVGHMATVQQQQQATANLQQVVNSAGNKMVVMSTTGTPITLQNGQTLHAATAGVASVDKQQQQQQQQLQLIQKQQYLQQQMFQQQIAALQMQQQAAAQAQQQQQQQVTQQQQQVTAQQQQAVAQAQQQQREQQQQQQQVAQAQAQAQQQQALANATQQILQVAPNTFITSHQQQQQQLHNQLIQQQLQQQVQAHVQAQAQAQQQQQREQQQNIIQQIVVSGGATSQQQQQNTGQLQLNSVPFTVSSTTTPAGIATSSGLQAALSASGAIFQTAKPGTCSSSLPTSSVVTITNQSSTPLVTSSTVASLQQAQAQAQLQQQQQQLITTAMAVASQQQQQQQQQQQQGPPSLTATTPSPTTNPILAMTSMMNATVGHLSSAPPVTVSVTSTAVTPSPGQLVTLSSASTPTKETPSKTATLVPIGSPMTPASVSAQDRSATPKSSTPANASASVEASSSTGEALPNGEVTEAASTPTRAATTPTSKQSNVVQPTSSSAATPSTPSGKEETKVATSTSSSAATTPTTTKTVSNGIGTGRSTACTTGSTTVTTTTTVSTTTTCSSANSTTTTTICSNGAKDLPKAMIKPNVLTHVIDGFIIQEANEPFPVTRQRYADKDVADEPPKKKAAMQEDMKPSGIASAPASDMVACEQCGKLEHKTKLKRKRFCSPGCARQAKNGIGGGGMETGETNGLGTGGIVGVDAMALVDKLDEAMAEEKMQTEALQAMSEPLPFLAAPTEVLPLSLPVLATAIPTPAPLALPLPPLPLGLSLPVAIPAPGPLPAVIPAAAPAPTTCSSNGTDRPPISSWSVEEVSNFIRELPGCQDYVDDFFQQEIDGQALLLLKENHLVNAMGMKLGPALKIVAKVDSMKEVPLPADAKDAGG